AGTTCTACTAACTCCAATGGCATCGGTATAGGCCATAAGACCTAAACCCATTTTCTCATTTTTAAAGGGCATATCAAGTGTGAAGGAATAGGTGGTAGGGGAACCATTTACACCAATCCACTGATATCTTCCAAGAGCAGTTAGGCTTAATACATCTCTACTTCCTGCGTAGGACGGATTAATGGCCAATGTGTTAAACATGTACTGTGAGTACATAACTTCCTGCTGAGCGTTTGACTGCAGTGCTGATAAAATACCAACTAGCAGTAACGCTACTTTTCCAGTAAATAATTTTAAACCTCTCATTTTTTATTATTCTATAGATTCAACTTTTGACCTTCAGCTTTTTTGTTTTAAGCTGCTGAAATTCAATATTTTTCAAATTCAAAAACTATTTATACCTAATCTCCTTTTCTTTGAGACTGTTCAAGTTCAAATTGTCACTTATTTCTTGTTCCCACCTGCGATGGTTATGAAGTTATAATAGGCTTTACCTTCAAACAATTCAGTGTTGCTACTTTCTGCACTATAGAAGTAAGTACCGTCTGGTAGTTGAGTTGCTTGTTTGCTTGGTCTAATACCCGTATTAGCCGTTCCATCCCATCCGTCTGACGCACCAGGGAAGAGTAACTTATAGTTTTCCGTTTCAAAAACTAGCTCGCCCCATCTGTTATAAACTCTTAGTTTCACTTCATCAGCTTCTGTAATTCCTGTAATCACGAGGTTATCATTTACACCATCATTATTTGGTGAAAGACCGCCAGGAATAGCGAATGCTAAATTGGTAGGGTTGCTGCTTTGACCACCTTCCAGAACTATCACTGTAGGGATATTATTGTTACCGGGGTTGCCATCATTGTCGGTGTCAGGGTCAAGTCCTTCTGTAGACATGTCTGTTACTGTACCAGCACTGTTATCTCCTACACCATAAATAGTGTTACTATAGCTAGCAGATTGAGAGCTGTTATTTCTAACCTTCACCTTGAAGGTCAAGGTATCACTCGCTCCAGCAGCTAAAGTACTATTGCTAGTAATTAAGAAGCTTAAGTCTGTCATTCCGTCAAAGTCAGGATTAAGGTCTAGTAAGCTGCTTCCGTTTAAAGTAGGACTTCCAACTAATGCCAAGTCTGTACTGTCACCGAATACTGTTGATAGAGAATCTGTCAATTGAACATTGGTTAATTCTTCATCGCCGTAGTTTTTAACCACAACAGTGTAAGTAATTTGATAGCTACCGTCTACTATAGAAACCGTGTCGCTTATTGATTTTGAAATACCCAATGGCGTTACATTGTTAGGTAGGTCTGGGAATTCAATTGGCGTAGGGTCACTATTGTTTTCAGGTGTACCGTCTGCATCTGGGTCAGGGTTACTACCGACTGTTGAAAGGTCATCCGTCGACGTTCCGTTTTGGTAACCAATAGCCAATGCCATATTTTCATGGTATGTGCTGTTTGACTGCGATAGGTCAAGACGAGTATACAATGATAGACTCTTCGTGGTTTTGACAGGGAGCGTACTCAAGGTGTCTACCAACATGTTAATTAATATACCCTTACCTGTAAAGTTAGGATTTACGACTAAACCGTCAGAGACATCGAATATACTTACACTGTCAATCATGACGTCGCTACCAAATGTCTCGGCAAGATTGTCTTGAAGTTGAACTCCTGTGAAATCTATGATACCGTAGTTTTTGATATTGAACTTAAATACTACGTCATAAACACTGTCAGAGATTTCTTCAATACTTACCATCTCTTTAGATAATCCTATTAGGTCATCCGGAAGGTTGTTAAAGTTAAGCACAGTTGGATTTGAACCTTCTGGTGATGGATTGGTTCCGTCGTTTGAAATATCAGATATAGTTTCATCATCGCTTGAGTTTGCAGTAACAGTCACATTCTTACGGAATGGTCCATTATTGCTATTAAGCGTTAGATTAACTGTCCATCTAACAGTGTCTACTTTGTTTGGAGCTAAAGTGCTTGTGCTATTTAGCATACAAGTACTAGTTTCGCCGTCATAAGTAGCATCCAAAGATAATGTGCTGTTAAGACCCAGACTTGGTGCGTTTTTCAATGTTACCACAGATGGTAACCCGAAGCCGCTAGATAGAGAGTCGCAAAGACTAATATTAGTCAAGTTTACATTACCACAGTTTGAAATAAGAGCTGTATAAGTAATGTCAAACGAACCATCAGCTAGTTTCGTGGAATCAGAAACATATAGAGCTACGCCTAAACATGGGTCCTGAGTAGATTGTGTATTGTCAGGGTTAAGGTCAAGCATGGTAGGTTCACTACCTGGTGCATCAGGGTTATAACCGGTGTTAGATACATCTACAACAGTCTCTGTACCGCCACCGTTAAGTGTTCCTGTACCTTGAGCTATTGCCTGATTAATGAATTCTTCTACACCGTTAGGAGAAACGTTCACTTTAAATATAATAGTGTCTGTTACACCTATGTCTAATGTACTGCTGGCCAATGTTAGATTTGGGTCAGAATTACCATCATAGTTGATGTTTATTACTAAACTGCTGCCATCATTTACCGTTGGTGTACCTAATATTGCATAGGTAGCAGGTAAGGCATAAGTGTTACTTAGTGTATCACTCACTATTACATTGCTTAAAGGAATGGCACCATTGTTCTTAACTAAAGCCTGATAGGTTACATTTAGAGAACCATCAAATTCAGTTAAGGTATCAATAATGGCTAAAGAGAGTCCAATACTTGGTGTCTTGTAAAGTCTTACCACTGTAGGGTCTCCACTAGGAGCCTCAATTACTGAACCGTCGTTTGATACATCTGACACATCAATGTCAAGGTCAAATATGGTTTTTCCAGTTCCTGAAGCAAAAGCATTGACACTGTATGGCCCTTCTGTACCATTCGGTACTAAGTTAACGGTCCATCTAACAGTATCTGTTAAGCCACCTTCCAGTGCACTAGTGATATCTAATAAGTTAACATCTGCGTTTCCATCATAATTTGGGTTTGGCACTAAGCCACTTCCTGTATTGACAGTTGGCTGCTGAACTAAGCTGTAAGAAGCTGTGGTGCCAAACATGCTGTTCATGTTAGCCTTAAGAGTCACTTTAGAAAGGTCAACTACGTTGTCACAATTCTGAATAAGAGCCGTGAATTGTATATTATATGTACCGTCACCCTGTCTTAGCGTGTCTGCTTTTAGAGCGGTAGCAATACATACTTGCTGGCAAGTAATACATTCAATGTCAAAGTGACTTGAGTTATTGCTTAATATTGGGTCGTTTTGGTCTAGGCTTATTATGTTAGCAACATTTGATAAGATACCAGACTCTGTGATTTCGGCCGTATAAATGAATGTTCTAGAAGTTCCAGAAGGAATACTATCAATTGTAGTTATCAAGTTTCCATTAGCTAGTGTTAAGCCTGGTGTTGAACTTACAATGTCAATACCATTCGGAATCTCATTCTCAATTTTTACATTGGTCGCAGTGTTTGGACCATTGTTAGTTACAGTGATAGTATATGTGATCTCATCACCAATAGATATTGAAGACTCATTACCTACTATTAATATTCCAACTTCTGCATCTACCTTTTCAATATTACAATCTTCTATGATGACTTTAATAAGAGAAGGATTGCTATAGCAGCCAAGCTCTGTTCTTTCAAAGACATAGTAATCGCCAGTTGGCATGGTAGAAACGTTGCCTAACATTGGAGAGTCAGGTGTGATTCCTGTATGGAATTCAAAAGAGCTGCTTGCGGAGGTCAGAGAACTTAATACATGGTTATTTAAGTCTACCGTAGTAGATGGACACGTATTGTTTGCAAGGTCATTGACCGTAGGTCCAGTTACACCAGACATGTTGGTCACTTCCATGACTTCTGAGCTTAATGAGCTACATCCATCTGCGTTAATTAATTTAACCGTATAGTTTCCAGGTGTTCCTACTTTTATTGATTTAGTAGATGCACCATTACTCCATAGATAACCTGCAGCTGTTTGGTTTGCTTCAAGAGTGACAGAGTCTCCTTCACAAATAATCGGAGATTTGTCTGTATCAATTGTAGGTACTACATCAATACCGTTAACCGTGATAGTCATTGATGCTGTGGCAGCAGTACATGCTCCCTCACCATCTGGGTCATTCGTGGTTAATGTAAGCGTTACAGAACCATTGCTTATGTCGGCAGCACTATAGAAGTACTCAGATGTTGGGCTCATTGCATTTCCAAAAGTACCAGAACCAGAAGTGGTCCAAGTGCTAGTTTGAGCCGAGCCACCAATGTTACCATTCAATGAGTACGAGTCGCCGGCTAAGCAAATTGTGGTGTCAGTTCCTGCTGAAGCTGTTGCTGGATTAATTTGACAATCAACAGGTGACTCACAGGCTATAACACCTACGTCAATTTTTGCACCTGCACTATAACATCCATTTCCACCATTTTCAAATACATAGAAAGTACCACTTGTGGCAATTGCCGTAGCGTTAGAAACTTCAGCAGAGTTTGGAGAATTCTCCATTCTGAAGACAAAGCTTCCTCCTGATGTATTTGCCGTGCTAGTGATAGCGTCGTTAAGATTTACTGTTTCTACCGGACACACATTAGTAAGTGTAGTTACGGTAGGAGGGGTAATACTATTATTAGTAACACCCACTGTGATTACGTTAGACTCTTCACTTTGACATGTACTGCCTTTACAGAAGGCAGAATAACTGGTCATAGTAGTAGGAGAAACATTGATTACTGAACCAGTTTCGCCGGTGTTCCATACTACTGTTCCTACACAACCCGCAGCTTCTAAGGTAGTAGATGCTCCTAAACAGATTAGAGTGTTTTGACACCTTAGCTGTGGAGGGAATGGGTTTCCAACATTAATAGTTGCCGGAGCTGAAATTGGGCTTTGACAAGTTCCAATCCAACAAGAAGCTGTATAGACAGTAGTTACTGATGGACTAACTGTGATTGAATTTCCTGTGGAACCATCGCTCCATAAGACAGTACCTTCACAGCCTAAGCCATTAAGTGTGATAGATTCGCCTGGGCAAATTCTTGATGCACTACAGCTAATAACTGGTGTTGATGGTGTTTCATTTAAAATGCCAATTGTTATTGCATTTGAAGCATCAGAAAGGCAGCTGCCCTCTTGACAGTTGGCAGTATATGTTGTTTCAAAAACCGGAGAAACAGATATCTCGGCACCCGTTTGACCATCTGACCAAAGTACTGTTCCGCTACAATTAGATGCGGTTAGTGTAACACTAGAGCCAGAGCAAACTACTGTTCCACTAGAAGTGATATTTGGAGAGTCCAAATCACCAATCGTGATGTTTATCGTATTTGAATTTCCACTAACACAAGTTCCAGAAGAACAGGTTGCTGTGAAAGACGTATTTGCGGTAATGTTTGCTGTAATAGATGAACCTGATTGACCATTTGACCAATTGACTGTACCAGAACATCCAGTAGCAGTTAATGTTACATCAGTGGCTTCACATACTTGAGAAGCCGAGGCGGCAATAACTGGAGCTTGACCAGTTCCTACGTTAATATTAATGGAAGCTTCGCCAGAACAGTTGCCAGTACCACATGTAACTGTGTAAGTAGTGTTAGCTGTTGGGCTTACAGATATTGAACCAGTAGTGGCTCCTGTGCTCCATAAGACAGCATCAGTACAATTAGCTACGCTCAAGGTAGTGCTTTCACCAGTACATATTTCTGAAGAAGAAGCTGTTACCGTTGGATTCAGACCTGTACCTACATTAATAGTTTCAAAGCTAGTTCCAGAGCAAGAGCTAGAACCACATGTTACCGAATAGGTAGTAGTGACTGTAGGCGATGCTGTTATACTTGCGGTGGTAGCACCTGTACTCCAGGTT
This sequence is a window from Arcticibacterium luteifluviistationis. Protein-coding genes within it:
- a CDS encoding SdrD B-like domain-containing protein, giving the protein MFTLKTKRENENPPLSLTDTKIKNSTTILGLGYTVVKACHPYSELKLKRTSEVSNTSNASAIRKAKLAYKNSRTAAYNYFISCKILTNMTSSLLKRDSLLKYTTALVLFLTLSASSLFGQDIDIALKQSIDKPSPMIGETINYTVYVKNEGATNATGITVNNQTPFGAITNVTLAPENGVANYNAANGLIDWTIPSLVAGDSVKLDISAVTASEGIYFSVAEIVAADQNDIDSNPGNSSLFEDDMSNSCFSIPLTWYPGEEYEISIPAPFNGVGIKWFKDGLEIDANTVGASINPDSTLSIFSVGAYTFQTSNTVCPANGCCPVILEEGPYGSIGDYVWQDANKNGVQDFGESPISNILVILLNDIGTALDSAYTNGDGQYLFDSLTTGDYQVLFNAPSSYAFSPSDISTDDTDSDAGTDGRTPTISIDTSLPLGNKARNNNDVDAGIYVNEACSEIASITVSDDNLCVGDSTFLMASTTNASDILWYYSSAGGSPIFTTQSGVQQLIYPTTTTTYYAELASTPTSCVNPRMPVAVVVNARPSNPSCFNVIEVCGSETLNLNDLIINGITTPGGVFEWHSGPLSSSPLMTSTTAVGSGKYYLFEKSGAGCYSNPAVAEIVEKTCELFVDLELIKVADTRIVAVNDIVNYTITVSNSGPDAATNVTVQDILPEGLEFVSSINFTNTAGTLSASIPSIAVNQTITLKYATRVVGSGNIVNVAEIMSADQVDLDSTPGNGLTMNEDDDDDEIIQVISDNPVADLSLQKLVSDTSPSQGDEISYSIRVTNNGPDAATNVEVTDVLPEGLSHVSSAGASNITVTDNLIKANFDVIAVGQTLQFSIRANVTAESGTVSNRAEVTAADQADPDSNPASGVGEDDEDTVDINITPACNPLTPIISSNNMAICNGQSTTLVAAGCTGTVEWSDGSIGASVTVSPTAITNYTAICRVNTCVSEESNLLTIIVSAPTTPTITASNSNICSGELVTLTAAGCNGNVNWSNGMTGTSINVTPSTTTTYTAMCTVGTCTGDASGTVTIEVGEGQAPVITASSKNICSGDQVTLSVTNCTGNITWSTGATTASITASPTVTTTYSVTCGSSSCSGTSFETINVGTGLNPTVTASSSEICTGESTTLSVANCTDAVLWSTGATTGSISVSPTANTTYTVTCGTGNCSGEASININVGTGQAPVIAASASQVCEATDVTLTATGCSGTVNWSNGQSGSSITANITANTSFTATCSSGTCVSGNSNTINITIGDLDSPNITSSGTVVCSGSSVTLTASNCSGTVLWSDGQTGAEISVSPVFETTYTANCQEGSCLSDASNAITIGILNETPSTPVISCSASRICPGESITLNGLGCEGTVLWSDGSTGNSITVSPSVTTVYTASCWIGTCQSPISAPATINVGNPFPPQLRCQNTLICLGASTTLEAAGCVGTVVWNTGETGSVINVSPTTMTSYSAFCKGSTCQSEESNVITVGVTNNSITPPTVTTLTNVCPVETVNLNDAITSTANTSGGSFVFRMENSPNSAEVSNATAIATSGTFYVFENGGNGCYSAGAKIDVGVIACESPVDCQINPATASAGTDTTICLAGDSYSLNGNIGGSAQTSTWTTSGSGTFGNAMSPTSEYFYSAADISNGSVTLTLTTNDPDGEGACTAATASMTITVNGIDVVPTIDTDKSPIICEGDSVTLEANQTAAGYLWSNGASTKSIKVGTPGNYTVKLINADGCSSLSSEVMEVTNMSGVTGPTVNDLANNTCPSTTVDLNNHVLSSLTSASSSFEFHTGITPDSPMLGNVSTMPTGDYYVFERTELGCYSNPSLIKVIIEDCNIEKVDAEVGILIVGNESSISIGDEITYTITVTNNGPNTATNVKIENEIPNGIDIVSSTPGLTLANGNLITTIDSIPSGTSRTFIYTAEITESGILSNVANIISLDQNDPILSNNSSHFDIECITCQQVCIATALKADTLRQGDGTYNIQFTALIQNCDNVVDLSKVTLKANMNSMFGTTASYSLVQQPTVNTGSGLVPNPNYDGNADVNLLDITSALEGGLTDTVRWTVNLVPNGTEGPYSVNAFASGTGKTIFDLDIDVSDVSNDGSVIEAPSGDPTVVRLYKTPSIGLSLAIIDTLTEFDGSLNVTYQALVKNNGAIPLSNVIVSDTLSNTYALPATYAILGTPTVNDGSSLVININYDGNSDPNLTLASSTLDIGVTDTIIFKVNVSPNGVEEFINQAIAQGTGTLNGGGTETVVDVSNTGYNPDAPGSEPTMLDLNPDNTQSTQDPCLGVALYVSDSTKLADGSFDITYTALISNCGNVNLTNISLCDSLSSGFGLPSVVTLKNAPSLGLNSTLSLDATYDGETSTCMLNSTSTLAPNKVDTVRWTVNLTLNSNNGPFRKNVTVTANSSDDETISDISNDGTNPSPEGSNPTVLNFNNLPDDLIGLSKEMVSIEEISDSVYDVVFKFNIKNYGIIDFTGVQLQDNLAETFGSDVMIDSVSIFDVSDGLVVNPNFTGKGILINMLVDTLSTLPVKTTKSLSLYTRLDLSQSNSTYHENMALAIGYQNGTSTDDLSTVGSNPDPDADGTPENNSDPTPIEFPDLPNNVTPLGISKSISDTVSIVDGSYQITYTVVVKNYGDEELTNVQLTDSLSTVFGDSTDLALVGSPTLNGSSLLDLNPDFDGMTDLSFLITSNSTLAAGASDTLTFKVKVRNNSSQSASYSNTIYGVGDNSAGTVTDMSTEGLDPDTDNDGNPGNNNIPTVIVLEGGQSSNPTNLAFAIPGGLSPNNDGVNDNLVITGITEADEVKLRVYNRWGELVFETENYKLLFPGASDGWDGTANTGIRPSKQATQLPDGTYFYSAESSNTELFEGKAYYNFITIAGGNKK